Genomic window (Enterobacteriaceae bacterium 4M9):
AAACGCCGGTGCTGTCTCTGGTGGTGCGCGCTTACATCACGCTGTTCACCGGCACGCCGTTGCTGGTGCAAATCTTCCTGATTTATTACGGGCCGGGCCAGTTCCCGTCGTTGCAGCACTATCCGTGGCTGTGGCATTTGCTGTCCGAGCCGTGGTTATGCGCACTGATAGCCCTGTCGCTCAACAGCGCCGCTTACACAACGTTGCTGTTCCACGGTGCGGTTCGCGCTATTCCAGAAGGCCAGTGGCAGTCGTGTCAGGCACTGGGTATGCGCCGCAAGGATACGCTGGCTATTTTGCTGCCTTATGCGCTCAAGCGCGCCCTCTCCTCCTACTCCAACGAAGTGGTGCTGGTGTTCAAGAGTACGTCTCTGGCCTACACGATTACGCTGATGGAAGTGATGGGCTACGGCCAGCTGCTGTATGGCCGTACCTATGATGTGATGGTGTTTGGTGCTGCCGGGCTGGTCTATCTGGTGGTCAACGGCCTGCTGACGCTGTTGATGCGCCTGATTGAACGGCGCGCGCTGGCGTTTGAACGTCGCAATTAATCGCTAAGCGGGCTGTGGCCCGCTTTTTTTCGTCTGCAATTCAATATTTATGCTTAATATTTGAATGAAAATTCAAATAATGGCATAGTGACTGACAAGCCGGTTTCCGGTCATTCACAAAATAATACTGACAGACGAGAACTGCACAATGAAAAAATACCTTCTGGCCGCTGCCCTTGCTGCAGTCGCCTTCAACGCCAGCGCAGCAGAAAAAATTCGTTTCGCTTCCTCTGCCACTTACCCACCTTTTGAATCTCTGGATGCAAACAACCAGATTGTCGGCTTTGACATGGATCTGGCAAAAGCGCTGTGTAAGCAGATGCAGGCAGAGTGCACCTTCACGAATCAGGCGTTTGACAGCCTGATTCCGGCGCTGAAGTTCCGTAAATATGACGCGGTGATTTCAGGTATGGACATCACGCCGGAGCGCAGCAAACAGGTTACGTTTACCAACCCGTACTACGCCAACTCGGCGTTAGTGGTTGCGAAAAAAGGTGCATACACCAGCTTTGATCAGCTTAAAGGCAAGCGCATCGGCATGGAAAACGGCACTACGCACCAGAAGTATTTGCAGGAAAAACACCCGGAAGTGAAAACGGTGGCTTACGACAGCTACCAGACCGCCATTATCGACCTGAAAAGTGGCCGTCTTGATGGCGTATTTGGCGACACCGCTGTAGTGAATGAGTGGCTGAAAACCAACCCTCAGTTGGGCCCAGCGACCGAGAAAGTAACCGATCCGCAGTACTTCGGTACCGGCCTTGGCATCGCGGTGCGCCCGGACAATAAAGCGCTGCTGGAAAAACTGAATAACGCGCTGGCGGCAATCAAAGCCGATGGCACGTATCAGAAAATCAGCGACCAGTGGTTCCCTGAATAAACAACGTCGGCGGCTATCAGCCGCCGAATTTTTTCACTGCCAGCGCCCTGAGCGCGTTCTGTGCAATCGGAACACGTCTACGCGTCTGCCCTTTCCAGCAGCATCAACACTTCGTAATGCGCGGTATGCGGGAACATATCGAAAAGCTGGCTGCGCACGATGCGGTATTGCGCCATCCGCCGCACATCCTGCGCCATGCTTTGCGCGTTGCAACTCGAATAGACAATCCAGCGCGGTGCCATATTGCTCAGATAATCGCACAACGGCGCGCCAATGCCACGCCGGGGCGGATTCACTAAAACCAGATCCGGGATATCCTGCTGTGTAAGCGCGAATTGTGTCGAGTCCAGCGCCTGGAATGAGAGATTATCCGCAAGCCCCAGCACCTCGGCAGAGCGCTGGGCGCATTCAATAGCCTGCGGCGCAATTTCGATTCCGGTCAGTTTCATATCCGGCGTGACACAGTGCAACCCAAAGCCGCCCACGCCGCAAAACAGATCCCACATATGCGCCACCGGCAGCGCCCGCACCCAGTCTCGCGCGGTGGCGTACAGCGCTGCCGCCACCTGTGGGTTGGTCTGGAAAAAGCTCTGCGGGCGAATCCACAGCGGCACATCGTTAAAGCGCTCGGCCAGCGCCTGCTGCTCCGTAAGCCAGATTTCCTGTTCACCTTCCATAATCGCCATGTGCACCGGCTGAATATTCACGCAGACCACCTTTAGCTGCGGCAACTGCGCCTGTAGCCACGGCAGCGCGGCGCGCAGTTGGGCAAGTTTAGCCTCTGAGCGCAGCACAAAGCGCAGCATCATGCAGCCATCCAGCTGGCTTTCAGTCAGGAGCACGTATTTCAATTCACCCCGGCGACGCGCTACGTTATACGGCGTCAGCCCGGCGCGGGCGATAAACGGCTTCAGTTGTGCGAAAACGGGCGAAAAAGAGGCAGGATACAGCGGGCAGTCGGTGAGATCTTCAGGCGTGCCGTCGCGCTTAAGCATCCCGAGTAGCGGGCGTTCCACGCTGCCGCTGACGACCATTTTAGCTTTGTTGCGAAAACCTGACTCAGGACCGCTAACCGGTGCACACCACTCGCTTACCGCCAGCCCGTCGAACAGGTGGTGCAGGTCGGCCATTTTGGCCGCCAACTGTTGTGACACCGGCTGCTCCAGCCACTGGCAGGAACGGCAGCGCCCGGCATTGTAGAGTGCGCATTGCATAAGTCAGAACCCCGAGAAAAAACGGCGCTGATTGTACCACCGCAGGCGCTCAGTGCACCCGGAAAAAAAGACGGCTACGAGGAGGAACAAATAACAGGAACAGCACCAGCATATCCGGCAGTTTTTTTGTCACCAGTGCCTCGAAGATTTCCCCCGGCGTTTCGCCAGCCATGCTGAACAACTCCGGGTATCCCCAGCCGAGCGACGCCGACATCAGGTAAATAGAAGAGATTATCTGGGTAATGAGGAACAGCCAGCGCCCCCAGTTGCGCCCTTTCATAATCACAAAAGCACAGCGAAATTCAATGCACAACACCAGCAGACTACCGAGAAACACTAAGGTCAGCGCCCAGGTCTGAGCACTACGTTGAATAAGCTCACGTAACCCACGCACGCCCATCATGTCGAAAACCATAAAAAGATCGAGCCCCCGGGTCAGGATGATAGCCGTGGCGGCCACCATAACCAGTACCGGTGGATTGAGTTTTGCGTGAGACGGGGTTTGCTTGTTTAACATTTGCTGGCTTCAGGCTTCCTGCGAAACACCGGCATCACCCTGATGGTGATGCCGGTGCAATCATGGCAGATTTCAGCGCTTTCAGCCACGTCCGGCGCGCTGAATATCGCGCAACCGCTGCTTTTCTGCCCGCGACATCATCCACCATGCAATCAGGCCTACTACGCCCACAACTGCCAGAATCAGCGTCGCCAGCGCGTTAATCTCCGGGTTCACGCCCATACGCACGTTGGAGAACACCAGCATTGGCAGCGTGGTCGCTCCTGGCCCGGATACAAAGCTCGCAATAACCAGGTCATCCAGCGAAAGCGTAAACGCCAGCAGCCAGCCAGAGATAATCGCTGGCGCAATCATGGGCAGTGTGATGGTGAAAAATACCTTAAGCGGCGTCGCACCGAGATCCAGCGCGGCTTCTTCAATGGAGCGGTCAAGCTCTCGCAGGCGTGCGCTTATCACCACCGACACGTAGGCCATACAGAATGTTACGTGCGCCAGCCAGATGGTGAGCATACCGCGGTTAGCAGGCCAGCCAAACGCATGCCCGAGTGCCACAAACAGCAGCAGCAGAGAAAGTCCGGTAATCACATCCGGCATCACCAGCGGTGCGGTGAGCATAAAGGCAAAACCTCGGCTGCCGCGAAAACGGCCAAAACGCACCATAATAACCGCAGCGATAGTGCCGAGGATCACCGCCATAGTCGCCGCACAGGCCGCAATACTCAGGCTTAAGCCTACCGCGCTCATCATCTCGGTATCGCGAAACAGTTCACCGTACCAGCGTGTGGACCAGCCCGCCCAGACCGTCACCAGTTTTGAGCTATTAAAGGAGTACACCACCAACATCAGCATCGGCGCATATAAAAAGGTGAATCCCAGTACCAGAATCAGGATACGCCACGGCGAGCGTACTACAGGCAGATTATTCATCCGTGTTCTCCCACGCTTTTGTTCTGGTGCTTATGGAACCAGAGAATTGGCACAATCAGGATAAGCAGCATCGTAATTGCCACCGCCGAGGCCACCGGCCAGTCGCGGTTGTTAAAGAACTCCTGCCACAGCACGCGACCAATCATAATGCTGTCTGGCCCGCCGAGCAGTTCCGGTATCACAAACTCCCCCACCGCCGGGATAAACACCAGCATCGAGCCTGCAATAATCCCACCTTTCGTCAGCGGCACTATTACCTGGAAAAAGGTTTTGAGCGGTCTGGCACCGAGATCCTGTGCAGCTTCCACTAGCGAGTAGTCAATACGCGTCAACGCGGTATAGATAGGCAGCACCATAAACGGCAGGTAGGCATAAACGATACCAATGTACACCGCCAGATTGGTGTGCAGGATGGTCAGCGGCTGGTCGATAACGCCAAGCCACAAGAGCACATTGTTCAGCACACCGTTTTCTTTAAGGATACCCATCCACGCGTAAACACGGATAAGAAACGAGGTCCAGGACGGCAAAATCACCAGCAGCAGCAGGATGTTGCGCGTGCTGGCGCTACTGCGCGCCACCGCCCACGCCAGCGGATAGCCGAGCAGCAGGCAGCACAGCGTAGAGATACCCGCTACCTGGAGCGACTGTAGCCAGGCATCAAAATAGAGCGGATCGTCAGTCAGCTGTAAAAAGTTGCCCAGGTTCAGGGCAATCGACAGCTGGCCGTCGGCCCAGCTCATCAAATTGCTGTAGGGCGGAATAGCGCGCACCATTTCCGCAAGGCTGATTTTGAAAACAATCAGGAATGGCAAAAAGAACAGCAGAATCAGCCACAGGTACGGGAAGGCAATCACCAGCTTGCGCCCCTGAGACTGGCTCAGGCGCTGGAGCAGCGTTGGCTTCGGCGTTGTCGCGCGTTTGGAAATCTGGCTCACAATCAGCCTCCTATACCATCAGTACAACGCAACTGTCAGCGTCCCAGCACAACTGCACTTCGTCGCCCCAGGTTGGCGTTCCTTTGCGGTAACGGTGTTCGTTTTGCAGCTGTGCGCTAATCACCAGGCCGCTTTTCAGGCGCACGTGATAAATAGAGAGATCGCCCAGGTAGGCAATATGCGTGACTTCCCCCACGGCGAAGTTGTAGCCGTCAGCCGGTGGGGCATCACACAGCATGATTTTTTCCGGGCGCAGCGCAACGCTGACCGGCACGCCGTCTACCACTGCCGCATCGGCATCCACTTTAAGCGGGTGCGTCAGCAGCGGTGAATCAATCACCAGGCCGTCTTCAAGACGCTCTTTCAGGATCCCTTCAAACACGTTTACCGAACCGATAAATTCTGCGCTGTAACGCGTAGTCGGGTGCTCGTAAATCTCTTCCGGTTCACCAATTTGCACAAACTTGCCACGGTTCATGATGGCAATACGCCCGGCCATGGTCATGGCTTCTTCCTGGTCGTGCGTCACCATCACACAGGTCACCCCCACGCGCTCAAGAATATCCACCACCTCAAGCTGCATACGGTCGCGCAGTTTTTTATCCAGTGCGCCCATCGGTTCATCCAGCAGCAACAAGCGCGGGCGTTTTGCGAGGCTTCTTGCCAGCGCCACGCGCTGACGTTGGCCGCCGGAAAGCTGATGCGGCTTGCGCTTTGCGAACTCCTGCATGTGCACCAGCCCTAACATCTCTTCCACGCGCTGATTTATCTCGGCGCGCGGCAATTTGTCCTGTTTAAGGCCAAAGGCGATATTTTGCTCCACCGTCATATGCGGGAACAGCGCGTAGGACTGGAACATCATATTGATAGGTCGTTTATACGGTGGCACGTGCGCCATATCCACGCCGTCGAGCATAATCTGCCCGGCGCTTGGCTGTTCAAAACCCGCCAGCATACGCAACAGCGTTGACTTACCGCACCCGGAAGCCCCCAGCAGCGCGAAAATCTCGCCTTTATAAATAGTCAGGCTGACATCATCAACAGCGTGCTGGCCGTCAAACGATTTGGTCAGGTTGCGGATTTCCAGCAGTGGCGTCAGCGCCTTGCGGGATTTCGCCTGAGGATGGGGAATTGCGTCGTTCACTTCAGTGTGTTCTCCGGCTCAAAGCCAAAAACCTGTGCGCGGTACCCGCCGCACGAATGTAAAACAGCCAGGGCAAACGCGCTGCCCCGGCCGCTATCTATATAAGAAAGTTATTTACCGCTTTTAACCCTGGTCCATGCGCGAGTGCGCACACGGTCAAGTTTAGGCTCCTGCACCTTAAGTGTGAACATTTTGGCGCGCACGTCTGCCGGCGGGTAGATGCCTGGATTATCACGCACCTGTGCATCCACAAGCTTCGTCGCCTCTTTGTTCGCATTGGCGTAGAACACGTGGTTGCTGATACTGGCAATGACTTGCGGGCGCAGCAGGTAGTTCAAAAACGCATAGGCTTCGTCTTTGTTTTTGGCATCGGCTGGCATCGCGAAGACATCAAAGAACGCCATCGCCCCTTCTTTTGGAATAGAGAAGGACACGTTCACGCCATTTTTCGCCTCTTTGGCGCGGTTAGACGCCTGCCAGACGTCGCCTGCCCAGCCAATCGCTACGCAGATATCACCGTTAGCCAGATCGTTAATGTACTGGGACGAGTGGAAATAGCGCACGTTCGGGCGCAGCTTCAACAGCAAGTCGGTTGCCGCACCGGTGTAATCGTCAGCTTTGTTGCTGTTTGGGTCTTTGCCCAGGTAGTTAAGCACGGTTGCAAAAATTTCTTCCGGCGCGTCGAGGAAGGCCACGCCGCAGGACTTGAGCTTCTCGAGGTTTTCAGGCTTGAGCACCAGATCCCAGCTATTTACCGGCGCATCTTTACCCAGTGCCGCTTTCACCTTATCCACGTTATAGCCGATTCCGGTGGTTGCCCACATGTACGGCAGCGCGTATTTGTTGTCCGGGTCGTGCTGGGCCACCAGCTTAAGCAGCTCTGGGTCGAGGTTTTTCCAGCCAGGTAGTTTGCTTTTATCCAGCGGCTGGAACACACCGGCACCAAGCTGGCGTTCGAGGAAGCTTGCCGACGGCACCACTAGATCAAAACCGGTGCTGCCCGCCATCAGTTTACCTTCCAGCACTTCGTTGGAATCAAAGACGTCGTACACCACTTTAATGCCAGTTTCTTTCGTGAAATTAGCCAGCGTATCCGGCGCGATATAGTCGGACCAGTTGTAAATATGCAGCGTTTTCTCCTGCGCCACAGCCGTGCCGCCTACCGCCATCAGAGCGCCCGCTACAGCGCCTGCTAACCATTTGTTTGCCCGAGAGACCATTGGCGATTCCTTCTAAAAAGAGGACTAGAAAATTCGTGAATACACACTATGCAGTTTTTATGCACGGGTATTCACGTTGGCGCACAAACGTCGTTCACTACCTGAAGCAGCGGGGTTGCTTGCCGCACGGCAAGAATAGCCGCGTCGCGGGTTGTGGGCTACAGGGTGAATAAAAAAACATCTTTCGGGAGTTTTTTGTGGGAATTATGCCGATAGCAGAAGCGCAATTGCGCTTAAAGGCAGTGAAATATGTGGTGTTTTAGCACAAAAAGCAGCATAAGCTAAAATCAAACCGGACGCGTTGCGCGTCCGGTAAATACGTGAGCAGGAACAGGAAGGCGCAATCAGTGTAACAGTGTGGTTTCAACCACCACATTGCTGCGCTCATCGTCTTCGGCGGTGTACAGCATCTGGTGCGCGCCCGCCTCGAGAATCACCATTGAGATCTGCTCTTCGCTCTGGCGAATAAACCAGGTGAACTGCTCACTGGTGATACCGGCACCGACGGAAAACGACTGGCACACCACCAGACGCGGCATATTATCGTCCTGAATATCCAAAAACGCCTTCACCGTTAATGAACTGGCGTTAATCGAGGATAAATCGGCTGAAAGCGGCAGCAGAGCCGAAGGTTTCACCTCTGCCAGAGCCGAAAACAGGATAACGTTATCCACCAGGTCAATCTTGGCATCGAACACGCCTTCGAAGTTTTGCATGTGAGGCAAATGCAGTGCCTGGCAGGTATCGCACTCAAAAAAATTAACGCCGAGATCGTCCAGCCAGTGGCGCAGAGTGTCGAGCGTGGGGATAACAGTGGTTCCCATAACGGACTGATAGCCTCTAATGTCGGAAAGTGCGTATTTTACGCAAAAGGTGCCCCCGACGCCACGCTGGTAACGGCAAAATCGGCTTAACCTCCCGTTTTCAGGCAAAACCCGGGGCGGGCATGGCGTTCAATCCAGCCTATCATCTGTGCGGCAATATCCAGCCCGGTGGTTTTTTCAATGCCCTCAAGCCCCGGTGACGCATTCACCTCCATCACCAGCG
Coding sequences:
- the potI gene encoding putrescine ABC transporter permease PotI yields the protein MNNLPVVRSPWRILILVLGFTFLYAPMLMLVVYSFNSSKLVTVWAGWSTRWYGELFRDTEMMSAVGLSLSIAACAATMAVILGTIAAVIMVRFGRFRGSRGFAFMLTAPLVMPDVITGLSLLLLFVALGHAFGWPANRGMLTIWLAHVTFCMAYVSVVISARLRELDRSIEEAALDLGATPLKVFFTITLPMIAPAIISGWLLAFTLSLDDLVIASFVSGPGATTLPMLVFSNVRMGVNPEINALATLILAVVGVVGLIAWWMMSRAEKQRLRDIQRAGRG
- the artM gene encoding arginine ABC transporter permease ArtM, whose product is MLEYLPGLMKGLHTSLTLTVASIAVALVLSLIFTVILTLKTPVLSLVVRAYITLFTGTPLLVQIFLIYYGPGQFPSLQHYPWLWHLLSEPWLCALIALSLNSAAYTTLLFHGAVRAIPEGQWQSCQALGMRRKDTLAILLPYALKRALSSYSNEVVLVFKSTSLAYTITLMEVMGYGQLLYGRTYDVMVFGAAGLVYLVVNGLLTLLMRLIERRALAFERRN
- a CDS encoding YbjN domain-containing protein; the encoded protein is MGTTVIPTLDTLRHWLDDLGVNFFECDTCQALHLPHMQNFEGVFDAKIDLVDNVILFSALAEVKPSALLPLSADLSSINASSLTVKAFLDIQDDNMPRLVVCQSFSVGAGITSEQFTWFIRQSEEQISMVILEAGAHQMLYTAEDDERSNVVVETTLLH
- the rlmC gene encoding 23S rRNA (uracil(747)-C(5))-methyltransferase RlmC — encoded protein: MQCALYNAGRCRSCQWLEQPVSQQLAAKMADLHHLFDGLAVSEWCAPVSGPESGFRNKAKMVVSGSVERPLLGMLKRDGTPEDLTDCPLYPASFSPVFAQLKPFIARAGLTPYNVARRRGELKYVLLTESQLDGCMMLRFVLRSEAKLAQLRAALPWLQAQLPQLKVVCVNIQPVHMAIMEGEQEIWLTEQQALAERFNDVPLWIRPQSFFQTNPQVAAALYATARDWVRALPVAHMWDLFCGVGGFGLHCVTPDMKLTGIEIAPQAIECAQRSAEVLGLADNLSFQALDSTQFALTQQDIPDLVLVNPPRRGIGAPLCDYLSNMAPRWIVYSSCNAQSMAQDVRRMAQYRIVRSQLFDMFPHTAHYEVLMLLERADA
- the potG gene encoding putrescine ABC transporter ATP-binding subunit PotG, with translation MNDAIPHPQAKSRKALTPLLEIRNLTKSFDGQHAVDDVSLTIYKGEIFALLGASGCGKSTLLRMLAGFEQPSAGQIMLDGVDMAHVPPYKRPINMMFQSYALFPHMTVEQNIAFGLKQDKLPRAEINQRVEEMLGLVHMQEFAKRKPHQLSGGQRQRVALARSLAKRPRLLLLDEPMGALDKKLRDRMQLEVVDILERVGVTCVMVTHDQEEAMTMAGRIAIMNRGKFVQIGEPEEIYEHPTTRYSAEFIGSVNVFEGILKERLEDGLVIDSPLLTHPLKVDADAAVVDGVPVSVALRPEKIMLCDAPPADGYNFAVGEVTHIAYLGDLSIYHVRLKSGLVISAQLQNEHRYRKGTPTWGDEVQLCWDADSCVVLMV
- a CDS encoding YbjO family protein, whose protein sequence is MLNKQTPSHAKLNPPVLVMVAATAIILTRGLDLFMVFDMMGVRGLRELIQRSAQTWALTLVFLGSLLVLCIEFRCAFVIMKGRNWGRWLFLITQIISSIYLMSASLGWGYPELFSMAGETPGEIFEALVTKKLPDMLVLFLLFVPPRSRLFFRVH
- the potF gene encoding spermidine/putrescine ABC transporter substrate-binding protein PotF codes for the protein MVSRANKWLAGAVAGALMAVGGTAVAQEKTLHIYNWSDYIAPDTLANFTKETGIKVVYDVFDSNEVLEGKLMAGSTGFDLVVPSASFLERQLGAGVFQPLDKSKLPGWKNLDPELLKLVAQHDPDNKYALPYMWATTGIGYNVDKVKAALGKDAPVNSWDLVLKPENLEKLKSCGVAFLDAPEEIFATVLNYLGKDPNSNKADDYTGAATDLLLKLRPNVRYFHSSQYINDLANGDICVAIGWAGDVWQASNRAKEAKNGVNVSFSIPKEGAMAFFDVFAMPADAKNKDEAYAFLNYLLRPQVIASISNHVFYANANKEATKLVDAQVRDNPGIYPPADVRAKMFTLKVQEPKLDRVRTRAWTRVKSGK
- a CDS encoding arginine ABC transporter substrate-binding protein, whose amino-acid sequence is MKKYLLAAALAAVAFNASAAEKIRFASSATYPPFESLDANNQIVGFDMDLAKALCKQMQAECTFTNQAFDSLIPALKFRKYDAVISGMDITPERSKQVTFTNPYYANSALVVAKKGAYTSFDQLKGKRIGMENGTTHQKYLQEKHPEVKTVAYDSYQTAIIDLKSGRLDGVFGDTAVVNEWLKTNPQLGPATEKVTDPQYFGTGLGIAVRPDNKALLEKLNNALAAIKADGTYQKISDQWFPE
- the potH gene encoding putrescine ABC transporter permease PotH, coding for MSQISKRATTPKPTLLQRLSQSQGRKLVIAFPYLWLILLFFLPFLIVFKISLAEMVRAIPPYSNLMSWADGQLSIALNLGNFLQLTDDPLYFDAWLQSLQVAGISTLCCLLLGYPLAWAVARSSASTRNILLLLVILPSWTSFLIRVYAWMGILKENGVLNNVLLWLGVIDQPLTILHTNLAVYIGIVYAYLPFMVLPIYTALTRIDYSLVEAAQDLGARPLKTFFQVIVPLTKGGIIAGSMLVFIPAVGEFVIPELLGGPDSIMIGRVLWQEFFNNRDWPVASAVAITMLLILIVPILWFHKHQNKSVGEHG